One Prunus dulcis chromosome 8, ALMONDv2, whole genome shotgun sequence DNA window includes the following coding sequences:
- the LOC117637519 gene encoding pentatricopeptide repeat-containing protein At3g63370, chloroplastic: MCLQYCPTQRLRFPCTSSVMAASAQHCYFTSSAVQVHPVPMLKKAQANRALQFFKVSQNPIKLPSLKEVCDQGSLKEAFQSLGSLLKLKNSSLKLSLDGAYSPVLELCANKKALSEGQQVHAHMIKSCDLYDSVFLSTKLVFMYGKCGSLLNAEKVFGRMCHRTIFTWNAMIGAYASNGKPLKALELYRDMRVLEVPLDSCTFPCILKACVALNNVCSGTEIHGVAIKYGYNKVTFVANSLASMYASCNDLDGARKLFDSMKEKEDIVSWNSIISAYSANGQSVEALKLFREMQRMCLTPNTYTFVAALQACEDSFSDKLGMEIHAAVMKSGHCLDIYVANSLLAMYLRCGKTDEAAIIFNDLDAKDIVSWNTMLSGFAQNGLYNETLQLFYDMQSTDEKPDLVSLINILAASGRLGYLLSGMEVHAYAIKNGFDSDLQLGNTLIDMYARCGCVNFMGHAFEKMPNIDFISWTTIIAGYAQNNCHTRALELCRKVQAVGLDVDAMMVESILLACGALKCVSLVKEIHGYTMRRGLFDLVLQNAVVNVYGECGYIEYANRMFELIESKDVVSWTSMISCNVRSGLANEALELCHLMKETNVEPDSIALVSILSAVAGLSALKKGKEIHGFLLRKGFILEGSLGSSLVDMYARSGTLENTEKVYNCIRNKSLILWTTMINAYGMHGNGKAAIDLFKKMEGERIVPDHITFLALLYACSHSGLIDEGKRIYEIMRSEYQLLPWAEHSACMVDLLSRANRLEEAYHFVNGMQSEPTAEVWCALLGACRVHSNKELGEIAAKKILELGTENPGNYVLVSNMFAASRRWKDVEEVRMRMKGIGLKKNPGCSWIEIGNKVHIFTARDKSHPQSNEIYQKLAQMTEKLEREVDYVAQTKYVLHNVEEEEKVQMLYGHSERLAVAYGLLKPPEGTPIRITKNLRVCGDCHHFIKLVSKVFRQVLVVRDANRFHHFEDGICSCGDFW, translated from the coding sequence ATGTGCTTACAGTATTGTCCCACGCAGCGCTTGCGTTTTCCATGTACGTCCTCTGTGATGGCTGCTTCAGCCCAACACTGTTACTTCACTTCTTCGGCCGTACAAGTCCACCCCGTCCCTATGTTGAAGAAAGCTCAGGCAAACCGAGCTCTCCAATTCTTCAAAGTTTCTCAAAACCCCATTAAATTACCTTCCTTGAAGGAAGTTTGCGACCAAGGAAGCCTCAAGGAAGCTTTTCAGTCACTGGGCAGTTTGCTCAAACTTAAAAATTCATCGCTTAAGCTTTCTCTAGATGGGGCTTATTCTCCTGTCCTTGAGCTCTGTGCGAACAAGAAAGCTCTGTCAGAAGGGCAACAAGTTCATGCCCATATGATAAAATCTTGTGATTTATATGATTCTGTGTTTCTCAGTACTAAGCTTGTATTTATGTACGGGAAATGTGGCTCCCTTTTGAACGCCGAGAAGGTGTTTGGTAGAATGTGCCATAGAACCATTTTTACTTGGAACGCAATGATTGGTGCTTATGCTTCAAATGGGAAACCTTTAAAAGCTCTTGAGCTGTATAGGGACATGCGGGTTTTGGAGGTTCCTCTTGATTCTTGTACTTTCCCTTGTATACTGAAAGCATGTGTTGCGCTTAATAATGTCTGCTCTGGGACAGAAATTCATGGTGTGGCTATCAAATACGGGTATAATAAGGTAACATTTGTTGCCAACTCACTAGCTTCTATGTATGCAAGCTGCAATGATCTTGATGGGGCGAGGAAGTTATTTGATagcatgaaagaaaaagaggataTTGTGTCCTGGAATTCTATTATTTCAGCATATTCAGCGAATGGGCAATCTGTTGAAGCATTGAAACTATTTCGAGAAATGCAAAGGATGTGTCTTACGCCAAACACATATACTTTTGTCGCTGCTCTTCAAGCCTGTGAGGACTCTTTTTCTGACAAACTTGGTATGGAGATCCATGCTGCTGTTATGAAATCGGGTCACTGCTTAGATATTTACGTGGCAAATTCTTTGCTTGCTATGTACCTAAGATGCGGTAAAACGGACGAGGCTGCCATAATCTTTAATGACCTGGATGCCAAGGATATTGTCTCATGGAATACCATGCTCTCTGGTTTTGCCCAAAATGGTCTATATAATGAAACTCTGCAGTTGTTCTATGATATGCAGAGTACTGATGAAAAACCTGACCTGGTTTCATTAATAAATATCCTTGCAGCATCTGGTCGATTAGGATATCTATTGTCTGGAATGGAAGTTCATGCTTATGCGATAAAAAATGGATTCGATTCTGATTTGCAGCTCGGGAACACACTGATAGATATGTATGCTAGGTGTGGTTGTGTGAACTTCATGGGCCATGCTTTTGAAAAGATGCCAAACATAGACTTCATTTCTTGGACAACTATTATTGCTGGCTACGCTCAGAACAATTGTCACACGAGGGCCTTAGAATTGTGCCGGAAGGTGCAGGCAGTAGGGCTGGATGTTGATGCAATGATGGTGGAAAGTATTTTACTGGCTTGTGGTGCATTGAAATGTGTTTCTTTGGTAAAAGAAATACATGGTTACACTATGAGGAGAGGTTTATTCGATCTTGTCTTACAAAATGCAGTTGTCAACGTATATGGAGAGTGTGGATACATAGAATATGCAAACCGGATGTTCGAATTGATTGAATCCAAAGATGTTGTGTCTTGGACGAGCATGATATCTTGCAATGTTCGTAGTGGGCTTGCAAATGAGGCCCTTGAGCTCTGTCACCTCATGAAAGAAACAAACGTTGAACCTGATTCTATAGCACTTGTTAGCATACTATCAGCTGTTGCTGGCTTATCTGCTTTgaagaaagggaaagaaattCATGGTTTTCTTCTTAGGAAGGGCTTCATCTTAGAAGGATCTCTTGGTAGCTCGCTAGTGGATATGTATGCCCGCTCTGGAACTTTGGAGAATACAGAAAAGGTATATAACTGTATTAGAAATAAAAGTCTAATTTTATGGACCACCATGATTAATGCGTATGGAATGCATGGTAATGGCAAGGCAGCTATTGATTTATTCAAGAAGATGGAAGGTGAAAGAATTGTTCCTGATCATATTACATTTCTGGCTCTTCTATATGCCTGCAGTCATTCGGGCTTGATTGATGAGGGtaaaagaatatatgaaatcATGAGATCTGAATATCAATTATTGCCATGGGCAGAACATTCTGCCTGCATGGTTGATCTTCTTAGTCGTGCTAATCGCTTGGAAGAGGCATACCATTTTGTGAACGGCATGCAGAGTGAACCTACTGCTGAAGTATGGTGTGCTCTCCTTGGTGCTTGCCGGGTTCATTCTAACAAAGAATTAGGAGAAATTGCAGCAAAGAAGATCTTAGAGTTGGGCACGGAGAATCCAGGAAATTATGTGCTTGTATCAAATATGTTTGCTGCTAGCAGAAGATGGAAAGATGTAGAAGAAGTGAGGATGAGAATGAAGGGAATTGGGTTGAAGAAAAATCCGGGATGTAGTTGGATTGAGATTGGAAACAAGGTTCATATATTCACAGCAAGGGACAAATCTCATCCTCAGTCCAATGAGATTTACCAAAAATTAGCTCAAATGACTGAGAAGTTGGAGAGAGAAGTAGACTATGTGGCTCAAACCAAATATGTTTTGCACAATgtggaggaagaagagaaggttCAGATGCTCTATGGACATAGTGAAAGGCTGGCCGTTGCATATGGTCTGCTTAAACCCCCTGAGGGAACCCCTATCCGAATCACAAAGAACCTTCGGGTTTGTGGCGATTGCCATCATTTCATTAAACTAGTTTCAAAAGTTTTTAGGCAAGTGCTTGTTGTGAGGGATGCCAATAGATTTCATCATTTTGAGGATGGGATTTGTTCTTGTGGCGATTTCTGGTGA